In Magnolia sinica isolate HGM2019 chromosome 12, MsV1, whole genome shotgun sequence, a single genomic region encodes these proteins:
- the LOC131221832 gene encoding G-type lectin S-receptor-like serine/threonine-protein kinase At2g19130 — protein sequence MSMHVPVGMDTRRSMPSLSLLLFFILSLKAHLSNGLDSITPTQHLSWPHNLTSQRGIFELGFFTPGKSQNYYIGIWYKQISVQTVVWVANREKPLPNPSNSILTIAEDGNLVLLSTSKFPVWSTNLTSKPLNSTVAILLDNGNLVLRDRSDPSVLHWQSFDHPTHTWLPGGWLGLNKVTKENQRLTSWKNSEDPAPGPFSLSIDPNRSTQYFLTWNGTRNYWTSGDWDGNIFRLVPEMTSNYIYDFSFNETKERKFFTYSVRNDFILSRFVMGFSGQIHQFSWLKNSHSWNLFWSQPRSQCKVYALCGAFGSCKEESSSFCTCLPGFEPKSPNDWNWSSWSGGCKRKTPLRCGRNVSFDGEKDRFWALSGMNLPDHNRSLAVGSDRECELACLNDCSCTAYAFKSRCLIWNGELLDLKQLSGGNVDEGTLHLRLDPSEMKFSVSRKGTVTWAVVGAVAGAVFLLCSVLFFIWRRRWQRNMVCSDAVQGSLTAFSYRSLQMATKNFSEKLGGGGFGSVFKGTLPDQTTVAVKKLEGLRQGEKQFRTEVSTIGTIQHVNLIRLRGFCSEMAKRLLVYDYMPNGSLDSHLFGKNSNVLDWPTRYQIAIATARGISYLHEKCRDCIIHCDIKPENILLDGGFCPKVADFGLAKLVGREFSRVLTTMRGTRGYLAPEWISGLAITPKADVYSYGMMVFEIISGRRNTEQSAVGETVFFPIWALRKIMDGEIHCLLDYRLEGNANMEELGRACRVAGWCIQDDENDRPSMGQVIQILEGVLEANVPPVPRSLQILAENQNVVFFSNSSLAASQSSELPSNSSTNSRSKSVSSASSKE from the coding sequence ATGTCCATGCATGTTCCAGTAGGCATGGATACTAGAAGAAGcatgccatctctctctctcctcctcttcttcatcctttCTCTCAAGGCCCACCTCTCCAATGGTTTAGATTCCATCACCCCAACTCAACATCTTAGTTGGCCCCATAACCTAACCTCCCAACGCGGGATATTTGAACTGGGTTTCTTCACACCAGGCAAATCCCAAAACTACTACATAGGCATCTGGTACAAACAGATCTCAGTACAAACAGTTGTCTGGGTAGCTAACAGAGAAAAGCCCCTCCCAAATCCCTCCAATTCAATCCTAACAATTGCAGAAGATGGCAATCTAGTCCTCCTCAGCACCTCAAAATTTCCAGTCTGGTCCACCAATCTAACATCCAAGCCGTTGAACTCGACTGTTGCGATCCTCCTAGACAATGGAAATCTAGTTCTGAGAGACCGGTCGGATCCGTCTGTCCTGCACTGGCAGAGCTTTGATCACCCAACTCATACATGGCTGCCTGGAGGGTGGCTTGGTTTGAACAAGGTGACGAAGGAAAACCAACGGCTTACTTCATGGAAGAACTCTGAAGATCCGGCCCCTGGGCCATTCTCTCTCTCAATAGACCCGAACCGAAGCACGCAGTATTTTTTGACGTGGAATGGGACTCGAAATTACTGGACTAGTGGGGATTGGGATGGAAATATTTTCAGGTTAGTACCCGAAATGACATCGAATTATATATACGATTTCAGCTTCAATGAAACCAAAGAGAGGAAGTTTTTCACATATTCGGTGAGAAATGATTTCATCCTTTCAAGATTCGTGATGGGTTTTTCAGGCCAAATTCATCAGTTTTCATGGCTGAAAAACTCACATTCATGGAATCTGTTCTGGTCTCAGCCAAGATCTCAATGTAAGGTTTATGCTCTTTGTGGGGCCTTTGGGAGCTGCAAAGAGGAGAGCTCGTCGTTCTGTACGTGCTTGCCTGGTTTCGAGCCAAAGTCTCCGAATGACTGGAATTGGAGTAGTTGGTCAGGTGGGTGCAAGAGGAAAACTCCTTTGAGGTGTGGGCGGAATGTGTCTTTTGATGGTGAGAAAGACAGGTTTTGGGCTTTGTCCGGCATGAATCTGCCAGACCACAATCGATCTTTGGCAGTTGGGAGTGACAGAGAATGTGAATTGGCTTGCTTAAATGACTGTTCTTGCACTGCTTATGCTTTCAAGAGCAGGTGTTTGATATGGAATGGAGAATTGTTAGATCTGAAGCAGTTGTCTGGTGGAAATGTTGACGAAGGCACTCTTCATCTCCGTCTTGATCCCTCTGAAATGAAGTTTTCGGTCAGTAGGAAGGGAACCGTTACATGGGCTGTTGTAGGCGCAGTTGCAGGAGCTGTTTTTCTATTGTGTAGTGTTCTGTTTTTTATTTGGAGGCGACGGTGGCAACGGAATATGGTATGTTCGGATGCAGTTCAAGGCTCTTTGACTGCATTTAGCTACCGAAGTCTGCAGATGGCAACGAAGAACTTCTCAGAGAAATTAGGCGGTGGAGGTTTCGGTTCTGTTTTCAAAGGGACTTTACCTGATCAAACAACTGTGGCAGTGAAGAAGCTTGAAGGGCTTCGGCAAGGAGAAAAGCAGTTCCGGACGGAGGTTAGCACAATCGGGACGATCCAACACGTTAATCTCATCCGCCTTCGTGGGTTTTGCTCCGAAATGGCTAAAAGGCTGCTTGTCTATGATTACATGCCAAATGGGTCTTTGGATTCTCATCTGTTTGGTAAGAATTCCAATGTCCTGGATTGGCCAACGAGGTATCAGATTGCGATTGCGACGGCAAGAGGAATATCTTATCTTCATGAGAAATGCAGAGACTGTATCATACATTGCGATATTAAGCCAGAAAACATACTTCTGGATGGTGGGTTCTGTCCCAAGGTGGCTGATTTTGGTCTGGCAAAGCTTGTTGGGCGGGAATTCAGTCGGGTTTTAACAACCATGAGAGGAACAAGAGGCTATCTTGCTCCTGAATGGATTTCAGGCCTGGCAATCACGCCAAAAGCCGATGTCTACAGCTATGGGATGATggttttcgagatcatttcagggagGAGGAATACAGAGCAATCGGCGGTTGGGGAAACAGTCTTTTTCCCGATTTGGGCTCTGAGAAAAATCATGGATGGTGAAATCCATTGCTTGTTGGATTACAGATTGGAGGGAAATGCGAACATGGAAGAGCTTGGTCGAGCTTGCAGAGTTGCAGGCTGGTGCATTCAAGACGACGAGAATGACAGGCCGTCTATGGGGCAGGTTATTCAAATCTTGGAGGGCGTTTTGGAAGCAAACGTCCCACCGGTACCGAGATCGCTTCAGATTCTCGCAGAAAATCAGAACGTGGTTTTCTTCTCCAACTCTTCACTGGCGGCTTCTCAAAGCTCTGAACTGCCGAGCAATTCATCAACGAATTCACGGTCCAAAAGCGTGTCGTCAGCAAGTTCCAAGGAGTAG